From a region of the Equus przewalskii isolate Varuska chromosome 2, EquPr2, whole genome shotgun sequence genome:
- the KIAA2013 gene encoding uncharacterized protein KIAA2013 homolog, whose amino-acid sequence MWLQQRLKGLPGLLSSSWARRLLGLLGLLLLLLWLAGSGARRAAGGLHLLPWARGEPGAAEPAACLEAATRAWRGLRERGEAVPLGPGVPALVANGLLALDVAANRLWVTPGEREPAVAPDFLPFVQLRPLSALSEAGESVLLLREGLLRRVRCLQLGTPGPGPAAAVAGPASASGLVTGSGRDCVLLQEDFLAHRGRPHVYLQRIQLNNPTERVAALQTVGPTAGPPPRAFTSTLEKVGDHQFLLYSGRSPPVATGLVHLVVVAAKKLVNRLQVAPKTQLDETVLWVVHVSGPVNPQVLKSKAAKELKVLQDLARKEMLELLEMPAAELLHDHQRLWAQLFSPGVEMKKITDAHTPSGLTVNLTLYYMLSCSPAPLLSPNLSHREREQMESTLNYEDHCFSGHATMHAESLWPGRLSSVQQILQLCDLWKLTLQKRGCKGLVKVGAPGILQGMVLSFGGLQFTENHLQFQADPDVLHNSYALHGIRYKNDHINLAVLVDTEGKPYLHVSVESRGQPIKIYACEAGCLDEPVELTSAPQGHVFSVMVTQPITPLLYISTDLMHLQDLRHTLHLKAILAHDEHMAQQDPGLPFLFWFSVASLITLFHLFLFKLIYNEYCGPGAKPFFRSKEDPSV is encoded by the exons ATGTGGCTGCAGCAGCGGCTGAAGGGACTGCCGGGACTGCTGTCGAGCAGCTGGGCCCGCCGCCTGCTCGGCCTCCTcggcctcctgctgctgctgctgtggctcGCGGGCTCcggggcgcggcgggcggcgggcggcctGCACCTGCTGCCCTGGGCCCGCGGTGAGCCGGGCGCCGCCGAGCCCGCTGCCTGCCTGGAGGCGGCCACCCGCGCCTGGCGCGGCCTGCGGGAGCGCGGCGAGGCTGTACCGCTGGGCCCTGGAGTGCCGGCCCTGGTGGCCAACGGCCTCCTCGCCCTGGACGTGGCTGCCAACCGGCTGTGGGTGACCCCCGGGGAGCGGGAGCCCGCCGTGGCGCCGGACTTCTTGCCCTTCGTGCAGCTGCGCCCGCTGAGCGCGCTTTCCGAAGCTGGAGAGTCGGTGCTATTGCTGCGGGAGGGGCTGCTGCGCCGGGTGCGTTGCCTGCAGCTCGGGACCCCAGGTCCCGGCCCTGCGGCCGCCGTCGCCGGACCCGCCTCAGCCTCCGGCCTTGTCACGGGATCCGGCCGCGACTGCGTGCTGCTGCAAGAGGACTTTCTGGCGCACCGGGGCCGACCCCACGTCTACCTGCAGCGCATCCAGCTCAACAACCCCACGGAGCGCGTGGCCGCGCTGCAGACTGTGGGGCCCACTGCCGGCCCGCCCCCCAGGGCCTTCACCAGTACCCTGGAGAAGGTCGGAGACCATCAGTTCCTCCTCTACTCGGGCCGGTCTCCCCCCGTTGCCACGGGGCTGGTGCACCTGGTGGTGGTAGCTGCCAAGAAGTTAGTGAACCGGCTCCAAGTGGCTCCCAAGACGCAGCTGGACGAGACGGTGCTGTGGGTGGTGCATGTCTCAGGCCCCGTTAACCCCCAGGTGCTCAAAAGCAAAGCAGCCAAGGAGCTCAAGGTGCTCCAGGACTTGGCACGGAAGGAAATGCTGGAGCTCTTGGAGATGCCGGCAGCCGAGCTACTTCATGACCACCAGCGCCTCTGGGCTCAGCTCTTCAGCCCAG GAGTGGAAATGAAGAAGATCACGGATGCCCACACCCCATCTGGCCTGACCGTGAACCTGACGCTGTACTATATGCTCTCCTGCTCACCAGCCCCGCTGCTCAGCCCCAACCTGAGCCACAGGGAGCGAGAGCAGATGGAGTCGACGCTCAACTACGAAgatcactgcttcagtggccacgCCACCATGCACGCCGAGAGCCTCTGGCCGGGCCGGCTGTCCTCCGTCCAGCAGATCCTGCAGCTCTGTGACCTGTGGAAGCTGACGCTGCAGAAGCGCGGCTGCAAGGGGCTGGTGAAGGTGGGCGCCCCAGGCATCCTGCAGGGCATGGTGCTCAGCTTCGGTGGGCTGCAGTTCACCGAGAACCACCTCCAGTTCCAGGCCGACCCTGACGTGTTACACAACAGCTACGCCTTGCACGGCATCCGCTACAAGAATGACCACATCAACCTGGCCGTGCTTGTGGACACTGAGGGCAAGCCATACCTGCACGTGTCCGTGGAGTCGCGCGGCCAGCCGATCAAGATCTACGCCTGTGAGGCGGGCTGCCTGGACGAGCCCGTGGAGCTGACCTCGGCGCCCCAGGGCCACGTCTTCTCGGTCATGGTGACGCAGCCCATCACGCCCCTGCTCTACATCTCCACCGACCTCATGCACCTGCAGGACCTGCGGCACACGCTGCATCTCAAGGCCATCTTGGCCCACGACGAGCACATGGCCCAGCAGGACCCCgggcttcccttcctcttctggtTCAGCGTGGCTTCCCTCATCACCCTCTTCCACCTCTTCCTCTTCAAGCTCATCTACAACGAGTACTGTGGGCCCGGGGCCAAGCCCTTCTTCAGGAGCAAG GAAGATCCCAGTGTCTGA